From the genome of Streptomyces sp. NBC_01317, one region includes:
- a CDS encoding serine/threonine-protein kinase: MEHSQGTGAETGAGLMLAGRYRLGECIGSGGMGKVWRAHDEVLHRTVAVKELTAGRYVNEADRAVLHQRTQKEARAAARITHPGVVTVHDVLDHDGRPWIVMQYVDGPSLADAAKDAGRIDWREAARIGLQVLSALRAAHGAGVLHRDVKPGNVLLARDGRVLLTDFGIAAIEGDATITRTGELVGSIDYLAPERVRGADPGPASDLWSLGVTLYTAVQGVSPFRRTSPLSTMQAVVTEEPPRADRAGELEPVIAALLAKDPAVRPGAAETEMMLREVAAGRTSAGEQVYVPTRTTAQVPRPAPESGGPAPAAVPAGPTGPTAYSFGPPLPAEATPPTRSGTPPGPPTPHTPYNPPAPARRPGRHRTVVIAIVAAVVLGIGGGFAALKFGGGTDGSADPGTSASGGSGGTGDSGGTTPGRPLNGEETDGNPQETGDPRKPQKDPTVPAGWHRVEEPEGFSLNVPDGWERRMDGDQIDYTPDDGDHFIRISIDTPQFRDPYAHLLDLEDQFKKRATYEKVRLEPNTFRDQTLSAVWEFTWNEEQGHPGPRHAIDQMYYSDSGETEYAIYMSGPEEDWDTTRRQFDAVLRSWEPPAEVVP, translated from the coding sequence GTGGAACACTCACAGGGAACGGGCGCGGAGACCGGCGCCGGACTGATGCTCGCCGGGCGGTACCGACTGGGCGAGTGCATCGGCAGCGGCGGCATGGGCAAGGTGTGGCGCGCGCACGACGAGGTGCTGCACCGCACGGTCGCGGTCAAGGAACTGACCGCCGGACGTTACGTCAACGAGGCCGACCGGGCCGTACTGCACCAGCGCACCCAGAAGGAGGCCCGCGCCGCCGCCCGGATCACCCACCCCGGCGTGGTGACCGTGCACGACGTCCTCGACCACGACGGCCGGCCCTGGATCGTCATGCAGTACGTGGACGGCCCCTCGCTCGCCGACGCCGCCAAGGACGCCGGCCGCATCGACTGGCGGGAGGCGGCAAGGATCGGCCTCCAGGTGCTGAGCGCGCTGCGCGCCGCGCACGGCGCGGGAGTGCTGCACCGCGACGTGAAGCCCGGCAACGTGCTGCTCGCGCGGGACGGCCGGGTCCTGCTCACCGACTTCGGCATCGCGGCGATCGAGGGCGACGCCACGATCACGAGGACCGGTGAACTGGTCGGTTCCATCGACTACTTGGCGCCCGAGCGGGTCCGGGGCGCCGACCCGGGACCGGCGTCCGACCTGTGGTCGCTGGGGGTGACGCTCTACACCGCCGTGCAGGGCGTCTCACCCTTCCGCCGCACGTCACCGCTGTCGACCATGCAGGCCGTGGTCACGGAGGAGCCGCCGCGCGCCGACCGGGCCGGGGAGCTGGAGCCGGTGATCGCGGCGCTGCTCGCCAAGGATCCGGCGGTACGGCCGGGCGCGGCCGAGACCGAGATGATGCTGCGGGAGGTGGCGGCGGGGCGGACGTCCGCGGGGGAGCAGGTGTACGTACCGACGCGGACGACGGCCCAAGTGCCGCGCCCCGCACCGGAATCGGGCGGTCCTGCGCCTGCCGCCGTACCGGCCGGTCCGACCGGACCCACCGCGTACTCCTTCGGGCCGCCGCTCCCCGCCGAGGCCACCCCGCCGACGCGATCCGGGACGCCTCCCGGGCCGCCCACCCCGCACACCCCCTACAACCCGCCCGCCCCCGCCCGGCGGCCGGGCCGGCACCGTACCGTGGTCATCGCGATCGTGGCCGCCGTCGTCCTCGGCATCGGCGGCGGTTTCGCGGCGCTCAAGTTCGGTGGTGGCACGGACGGTTCGGCGGATCCGGGGACCAGCGCCTCCGGCGGTTCCGGCGGGACCGGCGATTCCGGAGGCACCACACCCGGCCGGCCCCTCAACGGCGAGGAGACGGACGGGAATCCGCAGGAGACGGGGGACCCGCGGAAGCCGCAGAAGGACCCGACCGTCCCGGCCGGCTGGCACCGCGTCGAGGAGCCCGAGGGGTTCAGCCTCAACGTCCCCGACGGCTGGGAACGCCGGATGGACGGCGACCAGATCGACTACACGCCCGACGACGGCGACCACTTCATCCGGATCAGCATCGACACCCCGCAGTTCCGGGACCCGTACGCGCATCTGCTGGACCTGGAGGACCAGTTCAAGAAGCGCGCCACGTACGAGAAGGTCAGGCTGGAGCCGAACACGTTCCGGGACCAGACGCTGTCCGCCGTCTGGGAGTTCACGTGGAACGAGGAGCAGGGGCATCCCGGTCCCCGGCACGCCATCGACCAGATGTACTACTCGGACAGCGGCGAGACCGAATACGCGATCTACATGTCGGGTCCCGAGGAGGACTGGGACACCACCCGACGCCAGTTCGACGCGGTGCTGCGCAGCTGGGAACCCCCGGCCGAGGTCGTCCCGTGA
- a CDS encoding protein kinase, with the protein MDDYAGRVLADRYRLPLPPSDEYELAETRAFDTYSGQEVLVRQVPLPEVVEAEVIDADGGAAPRRASGREPRRPTDPAVRRAIEAAQSAAQIPDHPRLDQVFDVFAESGSLWIVSELIAARPLAALLAERPLNPYRAAEIAADVLTAVRVLHGHGWTHRNITARTVLVCDDGRVVLTGLAAGAAEEALCGYAPVPTAPGVPGMPLPPEPAGEQPGAPWEAGHDPRAEDPSVHEVHEVPGPEHDHEHGPQDPELADPGPVGPGLPGLPRSEQGQSGYGYGAAGPELPGQTAGVPYGGSSGTSGAMPRPQHGTPGIPAPYGGQPALPSGNASGDIRAARAGAIAAYRAGARAAARVTEEQQRAADTGPVPVAVPGQPGQPGGDGPGQDWWAQPPRADERYRTGAAADSDDFADDDDNDDNDDDPPPPYRAELAGTWRDGPSPWNDSSGSIPAGGGSPYGPHSTGPFGTGAGAPSGGRSGGGATGQGADPASGDGRDGSYGSGGEGPRQLPGGSRPALPAGGSGTPGVAMARGGDTPYTGPGSGSWQPSGARDALRADAQRHSPHLPAVTGQATAGRWDDVVASGSVPAYRGPATPLAAERARQARIAIVGAVTERWAPEQAGPVHENWQLAPPIGPSTDLWALGALLYRAVQGHAPYPEESAAELVQLVVAEPPAFAEECGPLRPVVESLLRQDPTERPDFEELRGWLRSLVRSAPEPEAGLDVVQVPSVDAKLPIKRRRGELVRRRRGGLTGGRHRHKKGKERAAKDGGRAAVAPEQRDEFRQEQPESRYESDGYQNERRSERRHERPDERQGGRLQNDPYRNERPEFVRQQFDREEYETEELYDRSSRSSRGPRNRTPRSLGRTLLLLILLLLVGAIAFAVMFMPKADPQEGQRGQSVGEASTTPSAGEPSTDPQPSDKDNSGTEKADPPPKKTTAPPASGPAVDLAKGYTLRKDPEGFQIAVGQNWQRRPINDSGQVRYVGGDFTLIVVPGRDSVAENGADPMVYQREKEQELQPFRDSSWSSASGLRRIDVGRQAMAEGQFTWTDNNGREVYVRNLAVVIEGRYHVIQVIGPDSQRDRVSEMYQQATSAYQVTD; encoded by the coding sequence GTGGACGACTACGCGGGACGGGTGCTGGCCGACCGCTATCGCCTTCCCCTGCCACCGTCCGACGAGTACGAACTCGCTGAGACCCGGGCCTTCGACACGTACAGCGGCCAGGAAGTCCTGGTGCGGCAGGTGCCGTTGCCGGAGGTCGTGGAGGCGGAGGTCATCGACGCGGACGGCGGCGCGGCGCCCCGGCGCGCCTCGGGGCGGGAGCCGCGCAGGCCGACCGACCCGGCGGTGCGGCGGGCCATCGAGGCCGCGCAGAGCGCCGCGCAGATCCCCGACCACCCCCGGCTCGACCAGGTCTTCGACGTGTTCGCCGAGTCCGGGTCGCTGTGGATCGTCAGCGAACTGATCGCGGCGCGCCCGCTGGCGGCGCTGCTCGCCGAGAGGCCCCTCAACCCGTACCGGGCGGCGGAGATCGCCGCCGACGTGCTCACGGCGGTACGGGTGCTGCACGGCCACGGCTGGACCCACCGCAACATCACCGCGCGCACGGTGCTCGTCTGCGACGACGGCCGGGTGGTGCTGACCGGGCTCGCGGCGGGCGCGGCGGAAGAGGCGCTCTGCGGGTACGCGCCGGTGCCGACGGCGCCCGGAGTGCCGGGCATGCCGCTCCCGCCGGAGCCCGCCGGGGAACAGCCCGGGGCGCCCTGGGAGGCTGGGCACGACCCGCGGGCCGAGGATCCCTCGGTGCACGAGGTGCACGAGGTGCCCGGTCCCGAGCACGATCACGAGCACGGTCCTCAGGATCCCGAGCTGGCCGATCCCGGGCCCGTGGGTCCCGGGCTGCCGGGCCTCCCGCGCTCGGAGCAGGGACAGTCCGGTTACGGGTACGGCGCGGCCGGCCCCGAACTGCCGGGGCAGACGGCCGGGGTGCCGTACGGCGGGTCGTCCGGGACGTCCGGCGCCATGCCGCGGCCCCAGCACGGAACGCCGGGTATCCCGGCGCCCTACGGAGGCCAGCCGGCGCTTCCCAGTGGCAACGCGTCGGGGGACATCCGCGCGGCGCGCGCCGGCGCGATCGCGGCGTACCGCGCGGGAGCGCGGGCCGCCGCCCGCGTCACGGAGGAGCAGCAGCGCGCGGCCGACACGGGCCCCGTGCCCGTCGCCGTGCCGGGGCAGCCGGGGCAGCCGGGCGGCGACGGCCCCGGCCAGGACTGGTGGGCGCAGCCTCCGCGCGCGGACGAGCGCTACCGTACGGGCGCCGCCGCCGACAGCGACGACTTCGCCGACGATGACGACAACGACGACAACGACGACGACCCGCCCCCGCCGTACCGCGCGGAGCTGGCGGGCACCTGGCGCGACGGCCCGTCCCCCTGGAACGACTCCTCAGGCTCGATCCCGGCGGGCGGCGGCAGCCCGTACGGCCCCCACTCGACGGGCCCCTTCGGCACGGGCGCGGGCGCACCGAGCGGCGGCCGCTCGGGCGGCGGCGCGACCGGCCAGGGCGCGGACCCGGCGTCCGGGGACGGGCGCGACGGATCGTACGGATCCGGTGGGGAAGGACCCCGGCAGCTGCCCGGCGGCAGCCGTCCCGCCCTGCCCGCCGGGGGCAGCGGTACGCCCGGCGTCGCCATGGCGCGCGGCGGTGACACCCCGTACACCGGCCCCGGCAGTGGGAGTTGGCAGCCCAGCGGGGCCCGCGACGCGCTGCGGGCCGACGCCCAGCGGCACTCCCCGCACCTCCCCGCCGTCACCGGCCAGGCCACCGCGGGGCGGTGGGACGATGTCGTGGCGAGCGGTTCCGTACCGGCGTACCGGGGCCCCGCCACCCCCCTCGCCGCCGAGCGGGCCCGGCAGGCGCGGATCGCGATCGTCGGCGCCGTCACCGAGCGGTGGGCCCCCGAGCAGGCCGGGCCCGTACACGAGAACTGGCAACTCGCCCCGCCCATCGGCCCGTCCACCGACCTCTGGGCGCTCGGTGCCCTGCTGTACCGCGCCGTGCAGGGCCACGCCCCGTACCCGGAGGAGAGCGCCGCCGAGCTGGTGCAGCTCGTCGTCGCCGAGCCGCCCGCCTTCGCCGAGGAGTGCGGCCCGCTGCGGCCCGTCGTCGAGTCGCTGCTCCGTCAGGACCCCACGGAGCGGCCGGACTTCGAGGAGCTGCGCGGCTGGCTGCGCTCGCTCGTACGGTCCGCGCCCGAGCCGGAAGCGGGCCTCGACGTCGTACAGGTGCCGTCCGTGGACGCCAAGCTGCCCATCAAACGCCGCCGGGGCGAGCTGGTGCGCAGGCGCCGCGGCGGGCTGACCGGCGGGCGCCACCGGCACAAGAAGGGCAAGGAGCGCGCGGCGAAGGACGGCGGCAGGGCGGCCGTCGCGCCCGAACAGCGTGACGAGTTCCGGCAGGAGCAGCCGGAGAGCCGGTACGAGAGCGACGGCTACCAGAACGAGCGCCGGAGCGAGCGCCGGCACGAGCGCCCCGACGAACGCCAGGGCGGCCGGCTCCAGAACGATCCGTACCGCAACGAACGCCCGGAGTTCGTCCGCCAGCAGTTCGACCGCGAGGAGTACGAGACCGAGGAGCTGTACGACAGGTCGTCGCGCTCCTCGCGCGGACCCCGGAACCGCACGCCCCGATCCCTCGGCCGCACCCTGCTCCTCCTGATACTGCTCCTGCTCGTCGGCGCCATCGCCTTCGCCGTGATGTTCATGCCCAAGGCCGACCCGCAGGAGGGACAGCGGGGACAGAGCGTCGGCGAGGCGAGCACCACCCCTTCCGCCGGGGAGCCCTCGACGGACCCGCAGCCGTCCGACAAGGACAACTCCGGTACGGAGAAGGCTGATCCGCCCCCGAAGAAGACGACGGCGCCCCCCGCCTCCGGCCCCGCCGTCGACCTCGCCAAGGGCTACACCCTGCGCAAGGACCCCGAGGGCTTCCAGATCGCCGTCGGGCAGAACTGGCAGCGCCGCCCCATCAACGACAGCGGGCAAGTCCGTTACGTCGGCGGCGACTTCACGCTGATCGTCGTCCCCGGCCGGGACTCCGTGGCGGAGAACGGCGCCGACCCGATGGTCTACCAGCGCGAGAAGGAACAGGAACTCCAGCCGTTCCGTGACTCCTCCTGGTCCAGCGCCTCCGGGCTGCGGCGGATCGACGTCGGCCGGCAGGCCATGGCGGAGGGGCAGTTCACCTGGACGGACAACAACGGCCGTGAGGTGTACGTACGCAACCTCGCGGTGGTCATAGAGGGCCGCTACCACGTCATCCAGGTCATCGGCCCGGACAGCCAGCGGGACCGGGTCAGCGAGATGTACCAGCAGGCCACGTCCGCGTACCAGGTGACCGACTGA
- a CDS encoding serine/threonine-protein kinase encodes MSEAEQSRDTAQEPQRDETDRDEPGGDAEKSADGAPEGRLLAGRYRLGAVLGRGGMGTVWRALDEMLGRTVAVKELRFPSSIDDDEKRRLITRTLREAKAIARIRNSGAVTVFDVVEEDDRPWIVMELVEGKSLAEAVREDGLLPPRRAAEVGLAILDVLRSAHREGILHRDVKPSNVLIAEDGRVVLTDFGIAQVEGDPSVTSTGMLVGAPSYISPERARGHKPGPAADLWSLGGLLYASVEGSPPYDKGSAIATLTAVMTEPLDPPKHAGPLTDVIYGLLDKDPERRLDDSGARALLQAIVDAPERPAEPEPGAEATRVVPLPPVPGRDKQSKQAKQAGVAGEAPGARGGLRSTVRSASAGVGPAPAPAAGPLAPSRPAPPRASLTDVVPRRTLIIIGIVAVLAVLGTILAVSLGGGPDGGTDQGKDTGSSAGSTAGDAGTGDDGKDTGQDQSAEPNGGKTAGTKPSGDTAASAGSSDDKGDKGDGGDGGSEDNSGSSDGGEDSNKGKGGGGEIPAGYVTVTDTQFHFTMAMPKGFKKQSIAGENSGGKYSLVRDGLPRVQVDYTSSPGADAKAAWVQQRQAIRGGISGYQDLGIENVSYNGYPTVADWQWRETVNGQRVRVLNRGFKVDGGHGYAILIRCKDSEWDGAACRTLRETAFKTFTPKD; translated from the coding sequence ATGTCGGAGGCGGAGCAGTCGCGGGACACGGCGCAGGAGCCCCAGCGGGACGAGACCGACCGGGACGAGCCCGGTGGGGACGCGGAGAAGAGCGCCGACGGGGCCCCCGAGGGGCGCCTGCTCGCGGGCAGGTACCGGCTCGGCGCCGTCCTCGGGCGCGGCGGCATGGGCACGGTCTGGCGCGCGCTTGACGAGATGCTCGGCCGTACGGTCGCGGTGAAGGAGCTGCGCTTCCCCTCCAGCATCGACGACGACGAGAAGCGGCGGCTCATCACCCGCACCCTGCGCGAGGCCAAGGCGATCGCCCGGATCCGCAACAGCGGCGCGGTCACCGTGTTCGACGTCGTGGAAGAGGACGACCGCCCCTGGATCGTCATGGAGCTGGTCGAGGGCAAGTCCCTCGCCGAGGCCGTCCGCGAGGACGGTCTGCTGCCGCCCCGGCGCGCCGCCGAGGTGGGGCTCGCCATCCTCGACGTGCTGCGCTCCGCCCACCGCGAGGGCATCCTGCACCGCGACGTGAAGCCGTCGAACGTGCTGATCGCCGAGGACGGGCGGGTGGTCCTGACCGACTTCGGCATCGCGCAGGTCGAGGGCGACCCCTCGGTCACCTCCACGGGCATGCTTGTCGGCGCCCCCTCGTACATCTCGCCCGAGCGCGCCCGCGGCCACAAGCCGGGGCCCGCCGCCGACCTCTGGTCGCTCGGCGGTCTGCTGTACGCGTCGGTCGAGGGCAGCCCGCCGTACGACAAGGGCTCCGCGATCGCCACGCTCACCGCCGTGATGACCGAGCCGCTGGACCCGCCCAAGCACGCCGGGCCGCTGACGGACGTCATCTACGGCCTGCTCGACAAGGACCCCGAGCGGCGGCTGGACGACAGCGGGGCGCGGGCGCTGCTCCAGGCCATCGTGGACGCCCCCGAGCGGCCGGCGGAGCCCGAGCCGGGCGCCGAGGCCACCCGGGTCGTACCGCTGCCGCCCGTGCCGGGCCGGGACAAGCAGAGCAAGCAGGCCAAGCAGGCAGGCGTCGCGGGAGAAGCGCCGGGCGCGCGCGGAGGGCTGCGTTCCACCGTACGGAGCGCGTCGGCGGGTGTCGGACCCGCTCCCGCGCCCGCCGCCGGACCGCTCGCCCCGTCGCGGCCCGCCCCGCCGCGTGCCTCGCTCACCGACGTGGTGCCCCGGCGCACGCTGATCATCATCGGGATCGTCGCCGTGCTCGCCGTCCTGGGCACGATCCTCGCGGTCTCCCTGGGCGGGGGCCCCGACGGGGGTACGGACCAGGGCAAGGACACCGGCTCCTCCGCCGGGTCCACGGCGGGCGACGCCGGCACCGGCGACGACGGCAAGGACACCGGCCAGGATCAGAGCGCGGAGCCGAACGGCGGGAAGACGGCCGGCACGAAGCCCTCCGGGGACACGGCCGCTTCCGCCGGCTCCTCGGACGACAAGGGCGACAAGGGCGACGGCGGCGACGGCGGGTCCGAGGACAACTCCGGCTCGTCGGACGGCGGCGAGGACAGCAACAAGGGCAAGGGCGGCGGCGGGGAGATACCGGCCGGTTACGTGACGGTCACGGACACCCAGTTCCACTTCACGATGGCGATGCCCAAGGGGTTCAAGAAGCAGTCCATCGCGGGGGAGAACTCCGGCGGGAAGTACAGCCTCGTCCGGGACGGCCTCCCGCGCGTCCAGGTCGACTACACCAGCAGCCCCGGCGCCGACGCCAAGGCCGCCTGGGTCCAGCAGCGGCAGGCGATACGGGGCGGGATCTCGGGCTACCAGGACCTCGGCATCGAGAACGTCTCGTACAACGGCTACCCGACGGTCGCCGACTGGCAGTGGCGCGAGACGGTGAACGGCCAGCGGGTACGGGTCCTCAACCGGGGCTTCAAGGTCGACGGCGGCCACGGGTACGCGATTCTCATCCGGTGCAAGGACAGCGAATGGGACGGCGCCGCGTGCCGGACGCTCCGTGAGACGGCTTTCAAGACCTTCACACCGAAGGACTGA
- a CDS encoding glycerol-3-phosphate dehydrogenase/oxidase: MRTATLGPAERAQALATMAERELDVLVVGAGVVGAGTALDAATRGLSTGLVEARDWASGTSSRSSKLIHGGLRYLEMLDFGLVREALKERGLLLEKLAPHLVKPVAFLYPLRHKGWERLYAGSGVALYDAMSVSSGHGRGLSTHRHLSRRHALRVAPCLKKEALVGALQYYDAQMDDARYVATLVRTAATYGAQVASRARVVGFLREGERVVGARVRDEEAGGEYEIRAKQVVNATGVWTDDTQALIAERGQFHVRASKGIHLVVPKDRIHSSTGLILRTEKSVLFVIPWGRHWIVGTTDTDWDLDKAHPAASSADIDYVLEHVNAVLRTPLTRDDVQGVYAGLRPLLAGESDATSKLSREHTVAHPVPGMVVVAGGKYTTYRVMAKDAVDEAVHGLDQRVAECVTEDVPLLGAEGYHALWNARARIAARTGLHVVRVEHLLNRYGTLTEELLELIADDPGLGEPLTGAEDYLRAEVVYAASHEGARHLDDVMTRRTRISIETFDRGTLSARECAELMAPVLGWDKDRVEREVEHYEKRVEAERESQRQPDDLTADAARLGAPDILPI, encoded by the coding sequence GTGAGAACAGCGACACTGGGACCTGCGGAGCGCGCCCAGGCGCTCGCGACGATGGCCGAACGCGAGCTGGACGTACTGGTGGTGGGCGCCGGGGTGGTCGGAGCGGGGACCGCGCTGGACGCGGCGACCCGCGGTCTGTCGACCGGCCTCGTCGAGGCCCGCGACTGGGCGTCCGGCACCTCCAGCCGGTCGAGCAAACTGATCCACGGCGGCCTGCGCTATCTGGAGATGCTCGACTTCGGCCTCGTACGGGAAGCGCTCAAGGAGCGCGGCCTGCTGCTGGAGAAGCTGGCGCCCCACCTCGTCAAGCCGGTGGCTTTCCTCTACCCGTTGCGGCACAAAGGCTGGGAGCGGCTGTACGCGGGCTCGGGCGTCGCGCTGTACGACGCGATGTCCGTGTCGTCCGGGCACGGCAGGGGCCTGTCGACACACCGTCACCTCTCCCGCCGGCACGCGCTGCGGGTGGCGCCCTGCCTCAAGAAGGAGGCCCTGGTGGGGGCGTTGCAGTATTACGACGCGCAGATGGACGACGCGCGGTACGTGGCGACCCTGGTCCGTACGGCGGCGACGTACGGCGCGCAGGTCGCGTCCCGGGCCCGGGTCGTCGGTTTCCTGCGCGAGGGCGAGCGGGTCGTCGGCGCGCGGGTGCGGGACGAGGAGGCCGGCGGGGAGTACGAGATCCGCGCCAAGCAGGTCGTGAACGCGACCGGGGTGTGGACGGACGACACCCAGGCGCTGATCGCCGAGCGCGGGCAGTTCCACGTCCGCGCCTCCAAGGGCATCCACCTGGTCGTGCCCAAGGACCGCATCCACTCCTCGACGGGCCTGATCCTGCGCACGGAGAAGTCGGTGCTGTTCGTCATCCCGTGGGGCCGCCACTGGATCGTGGGCACCACCGACACCGACTGGGACCTGGACAAGGCCCACCCGGCGGCCTCCAGCGCCGACATCGACTATGTGCTCGAACACGTCAACGCGGTGCTGCGGACCCCGCTCACCAGAGACGACGTCCAGGGTGTGTACGCGGGCCTGCGCCCGCTGCTCGCCGGCGAGTCGGACGCCACGAGCAAGCTCTCGCGCGAGCACACGGTCGCGCACCCGGTGCCGGGCATGGTCGTCGTGGCCGGCGGCAAGTACACGACGTACCGGGTGATGGCGAAGGACGCCGTGGACGAGGCGGTGCACGGCCTCGACCAGCGGGTGGCGGAATGCGTCACGGAGGACGTACCGCTGCTCGGCGCGGAGGGGTACCACGCGCTGTGGAACGCGCGCGCGAGGATCGCCGCGCGCACCGGCCTCCACGTCGTCCGGGTGGAGCACCTCCTGAACCGGTACGGCACGCTCACCGAGGAGCTGCTGGAGCTGATCGCCGACGACCCGGGTCTGGGCGAGCCGCTGACCGGCGCGGAGGACTACCTGCGGGCCGAGGTCGTCTACGCGGCGTCCCACGAGGGCGCGCGCCATCTCGACGACGTCATGACCCGGCGGACGCGGATCTCCATCGAGACCTTCGACCGGGGCACGCTCAGCGCGCGGGAGTGCGCCGAGCTGATGGCGCCGGTCCTCGGCTGGGACAAGGACCGGGTGGAGCGGGAGGTCGAGCACTACGAGAAGCGGGTGGAGGCGGAGAGGGAGTCGCAGCGGCAGCCTGACGACCTGACAGCGGACGCGGCGCGGCTGGGCGCTCCGGACATCCTGCCGATCTAG